Proteins from a genomic interval of Flammeovirgaceae bacterium SG7u.111:
- a CDS encoding M48 family metallopeptidase — MIRNIFFLVFTVTLTFSCSSVPVTGRNQLILFESSEMQAMSYQQYDDFLKEHKVVNGTADAQMIKKVGARIQKAVEAYMAEKGLSDKLAGFNWEFNLVEDDLVNAWCMPGGKVVFYTGILPVCKGEEGVAIVMGHEVAHAIARHGAERMSQQTVAQGLAQGVGVATMSKSPEYQAIFNTAFGAGTQLGMLSFSRQHESEADRIGLVFSSMAGYDPRVAPEFWKRMAEMSGGGAPPEFLSTHPSHDTRISDLTKQLPEAIKIYDQNKGKQ, encoded by the coding sequence ATGATCAGAAACATTTTTTTTCTCGTTTTTACCGTCACGCTCACATTTAGTTGTTCGTCGGTTCCTGTTACAGGAAGAAACCAGTTGATCCTTTTTGAATCGTCAGAAATGCAGGCGATGAGTTACCAGCAATATGACGATTTCTTGAAGGAGCATAAAGTGGTGAATGGTACTGCCGATGCCCAAATGATCAAAAAAGTAGGAGCAAGAATCCAAAAAGCAGTAGAGGCGTATATGGCTGAAAAAGGTCTTTCAGATAAACTTGCTGGTTTCAACTGGGAGTTTAATTTAGTAGAAGATGATCTTGTGAATGCTTGGTGTATGCCAGGTGGCAAAGTAGTTTTTTATACAGGAATATTGCCTGTTTGTAAAGGAGAAGAAGGGGTTGCTATAGTAATGGGTCATGAAGTTGCCCATGCCATTGCAAGACATGGCGCAGAGCGTATGAGTCAGCAAACTGTTGCTCAAGGTTTAGCCCAAGGAGTTGGCGTGGCAACTATGTCGAAGTCTCCAGAATATCAAGCTATTTTTAATACAGCTTTTGGAGCCGGTACCCAACTTGGTATGTTAAGCTTTTCTAGGCAGCACGAGTCTGAGGCTGATAGAATCGGTTTGGTGTTCTCTTCCATGGCTGGTTATGATCCTCGAGTAGCTCCTGAATTTTGGAAGCGAATGGCTGAAATGTCGGGTGGAGGAGCACCTCCTGAGTTTTTATCTACTCACCCTTCGCACGATACACGAATTAGCGACCTTACCAAACAGCTTCCCGAGGCTATCAAGATTTACGATCAAAACAAAGGAAAGCAATAA
- a CDS encoding SAM-dependent chlorinase/fluorinase, translating into MGNNFLVLATDFGLKDRFVANMKGVAYSLAPSLNIIDLTHQITPFDILGASDILAGTIPFWPEGTIFVSVVDPGVGTSRKPIAALTKTGHIIITPNNGTLTYVAEHIGIEAVRIIDEKLHRREDSEQFHTFHGRDLFVHLGAKLASNKTQFDKVGPLLPKIELVTLPTPIAKYSDHAIEGNIMRIESPFGNLVTNIHTSMFNNAGWNYEGQVLDTSIWSGEVELFRRKIPFCKSFGYVEKGAPLIYEDSVGKIGLALREADFSILLEDFSLTNNILIFSEK; encoded by the coding sequence ATGGGAAATAATTTTCTGGTATTAGCCACTGACTTTGGGTTGAAAGATCGCTTTGTAGCCAATATGAAAGGGGTAGCCTATTCTCTAGCTCCATCGCTCAACATAATTGACCTAACACACCAAATCACTCCTTTCGACATTCTGGGAGCTAGCGACATATTAGCCGGGACAATCCCCTTCTGGCCAGAAGGAACGATATTCGTAAGCGTGGTAGACCCAGGTGTAGGAACTTCTAGAAAACCGATAGCAGCTCTTACCAAAACCGGACATATTATTATCACTCCTAATAATGGAACCCTTACTTACGTCGCTGAGCACATCGGGATTGAAGCAGTCAGGATTATAGATGAAAAACTACACCGCAGAGAAGACTCCGAGCAGTTTCATACTTTTCATGGAAGGGACTTATTTGTACACTTGGGTGCTAAACTGGCCTCAAACAAAACACAATTTGATAAAGTTGGTCCATTACTCCCAAAAATTGAACTTGTTACGCTGCCTACCCCAATTGCCAAATACTCAGACCATGCCATAGAAGGTAATATTATGAGAATAGAAAGCCCCTTTGGCAACTTGGTGACCAATATTCATACATCTATGTTCAATAATGCAGGCTGGAACTATGAAGGACAGGTATTAGATACAAGTATCTGGAGTGGCGAAGTAGAGCTATTTAGAAGAAAGATTCCTTTTTGTAAAAGCTTTGGCTATGTAGAAAAAGGAGCTCCGCTTATTTATGAAGATTCTGTTGGTAAGATAGGACTTGCCTTAAGAGAAGCTGATTTTTCTATCCTGTTGGAAGATTTTTCGTTGACCAACAATATTTTGATTTTCTCTGAAAAATAA
- a CDS encoding DUF1737 domain-containing protein, whose protein sequence is MDRKVIDYKLISSSNPSYVEKEVKKHLKDGWELLGGISMGDVNRGSTVESFCQALVKYDS, encoded by the coding sequence ATGGATAGAAAAGTCATTGATTATAAGTTAATAAGTAGCTCAAACCCTTCATATGTAGAAAAAGAAGTGAAAAAGCACTTAAAAGATGGGTGGGAGCTGCTCGGAGGAATTTCTATGGGTGATGTGAACCGTGGAAGTACAGTCGAGTCATTCTGTCAAGCTCTTGTCAAATACGATAGCTAA
- a CDS encoding type IX secretion system membrane protein PorP/SprF, with amino-acid sequence MLKYYLTIIVLLGMVRSGYSQQEYQFTQYMFNQFAINPAFAGNNDALSVAAHYRKQWAGLEGAPNTQLLSAHSPLKNENLGVGLLIANDKVGVHQDLNISASFSYKINFDKEKNLSFGLQAGMINKRADYTGIFDATSDTDLAFTQDNYNTTSPEFGFGIYYLSKTAFAGISMPKLSGNMFMPEYINNNRHIYIHGGYVFELNDVVKIQPSTLVKMVENAPINIDLNTNVVFNDVLALGISYRTLSTFSFLAQVQVTSQLRFGYAYDSATRKYSEAIGGSHEVMLSYDFTFFKSKVIIPRYF; translated from the coding sequence ATGCTTAAATATTACCTTACTATAATTGTGTTATTGGGAATGGTCAGGAGCGGATACTCACAACAAGAGTATCAGTTTACGCAATATATGTTTAATCAATTTGCGATAAACCCTGCTTTTGCTGGTAACAATGATGCGTTAAGTGTTGCTGCTCATTACAGGAAACAGTGGGCTGGGCTAGAAGGAGCTCCAAACACTCAATTATTATCAGCTCATTCACCTCTCAAGAACGAGAACTTAGGTGTAGGGCTACTAATAGCAAATGATAAAGTTGGTGTTCATCAAGATTTAAATATTTCAGCCTCATTTTCTTACAAAATCAATTTTGATAAAGAGAAGAACTTATCCTTTGGCTTGCAGGCTGGAATGATCAACAAAAGGGCTGATTATACTGGGATTTTCGACGCAACTTCGGATACTGATTTAGCTTTTACCCAAGATAATTATAATACCACTTCTCCAGAATTTGGATTCGGGATTTACTACTTATCCAAAACAGCTTTTGCAGGTATCTCTATGCCAAAGCTTTCGGGAAACATGTTTATGCCTGAATACATTAACAATAATAGACATATATATATACATGGAGGATACGTATTCGAATTGAATGATGTGGTGAAGATACAACCAAGTACTTTAGTAAAAATGGTTGAAAACGCTCCTATCAATATTGATTTAAATACAAATGTGGTATTTAATGATGTACTAGCATTAGGGATTTCATATAGGACTTTAAGCACTTTTAGCTTTTTAGCCCAAGTACAAGTTACTTCTCAGCTTCGCTTTGGGTATGCCTACGATAGTGCTACTAGAAAATATTCTGAGGCTATTGGAGGTTCACACGAAGTTATGTTGAGTTATGACTTCACTTTCTTTAAGTCTAAAGTCATAATACCTAGATATTTTTAA
- a CDS encoding SpoIIE family protein phosphatase, giving the protein MKQILSILLMGYLLMVHCSLSLAQEGQERYGHVVDETGRGIPGVRVSIDGDDSFVSDNDGIFKLPQENNEELPLSVLGIKEGWETASWSFLNNKKLQLVMRKSKYKLLFGYITKADGAPAANYSVFLPGTEPPVLVETDDKGHFKMVLPTSVPLDNSVSFKIKEHDVVGQTFEFKGTYNYHLSIKPIPDFRLPGRVFTGVVKNSNGGSIANARVEIGNISYITNLDGKFKAVVVNPDDGFDVEGYKVTSITPNQKGDVVEITVNITSVLRQQRRQDSLFRVEYQRLLTINKNRRLNDTSALENDFQQIINAPDTASAQGLNGDMIIVANKLEEDDAQLTTAARDTLKAYLAELDQLLMEKDMMSKESQETRTLIKRLRENLLEKDEILALLEKEKERQANEFKTRMFYSVIALLCLLIIIIVALFFARKFKKQKVEISSVKQNLEDAFIDLKSHSTKTIDSIRYAKTIQRAILPSETQLKSFLKDYFIIYRPKDIVSGDAYWFLDTSEYTGTNSAIIAVIDCTGHGVPGGFMTMIGNTLLSEIVKESENKLEPEEILETLNERVIDALRQKEKVNDDGMDICLCKLEKLNEEVTRVSFCGAKRPLYYVNSKTQSLQYSKGTNKSIGGVLYKKRKFETESLFLQKGDVIYLSTDGMVDQHNTENKKFGKQKFADLIQEHAFRPLTEQKEILEEALDDHQNGQEQRDDITLMGIRI; this is encoded by the coding sequence ATGAAACAAATTTTGTCCATACTTTTGATGGGTTATCTCTTAATGGTTCACTGCTCACTTTCTTTGGCACAAGAAGGCCAAGAGAGGTATGGACATGTGGTTGATGAGACTGGCAGAGGGATTCCTGGTGTTCGAGTATCAATAGATGGCGATGATTCTTTTGTCAGTGACAACGATGGAATATTTAAGCTTCCACAAGAAAATAATGAAGAATTACCTCTCAGTGTATTAGGAATAAAGGAGGGATGGGAAACTGCTTCTTGGAGTTTTTTGAATAATAAAAAACTCCAACTAGTGATGCGAAAAAGTAAGTACAAATTGCTTTTTGGCTATATAACAAAAGCAGATGGAGCACCTGCCGCTAACTACAGTGTCTTTTTACCAGGAACAGAACCTCCCGTTTTAGTAGAAACAGATGATAAAGGGCACTTTAAAATGGTACTGCCTACCAGTGTGCCCCTAGATAATTCAGTCTCTTTCAAAATAAAGGAACATGATGTAGTTGGCCAAACCTTTGAGTTCAAAGGAACTTATAACTATCATTTGTCCATAAAACCGATTCCTGATTTTAGGTTGCCAGGCAGAGTATTTACTGGTGTAGTCAAAAATAGCAACGGAGGCTCTATTGCCAATGCACGGGTAGAGATTGGCAATATTTCTTATATCACTAATCTGGATGGTAAGTTTAAAGCAGTAGTGGTTAATCCAGATGATGGTTTCGATGTAGAGGGCTACAAAGTTACTTCTATTACCCCAAATCAAAAAGGGGATGTGGTGGAAATAACAGTAAATATTACTTCAGTCTTGAGGCAACAAAGAAGGCAGGATTCATTGTTTAGAGTTGAATACCAAAGGTTGCTTACCATAAATAAGAACAGAAGGCTTAATGATACAAGTGCGCTTGAAAATGACTTTCAACAAATTATAAATGCGCCTGACACTGCAAGTGCCCAAGGTTTGAATGGTGATATGATCATTGTAGCTAATAAACTTGAGGAAGATGACGCTCAGCTAACAACTGCAGCTCGAGATACCTTAAAGGCTTATTTGGCAGAGTTGGATCAGTTGCTCATGGAAAAAGATATGATGTCCAAGGAAAGTCAGGAAACACGGACATTAATTAAACGGTTGAGAGAAAATTTACTAGAAAAGGATGAGATCTTAGCATTGCTAGAAAAGGAGAAAGAAAGGCAGGCGAACGAGTTTAAAACACGGATGTTTTATTCTGTGATTGCTCTGCTCTGTTTACTTATTATTATTATTGTAGCCCTCTTTTTTGCAAGAAAATTTAAAAAACAAAAAGTTGAGATTTCATCTGTAAAGCAAAATTTGGAAGATGCTTTTATAGACTTAAAATCACACTCTACCAAGACTATTGACAGTATTCGCTATGCTAAAACAATACAGAGGGCAATTCTTCCTTCTGAAACCCAGCTTAAATCCTTCCTGAAGGATTATTTTATCATTTACAGACCAAAAGATATCGTTTCTGGAGATGCTTATTGGTTTTTGGATACGTCTGAATATACAGGGACAAATTCTGCTATAATAGCTGTAATTGATTGTACAGGGCATGGAGTACCAGGTGGCTTTATGACTATGATAGGAAATACACTACTTAGCGAAATAGTAAAAGAAAGTGAGAATAAACTTGAGCCAGAGGAAATTCTTGAGACGCTTAATGAACGGGTAATAGATGCCCTGAGGCAAAAAGAAAAAGTGAATGATGACGGTATGGATATTTGTCTGTGCAAGCTTGAAAAACTCAATGAAGAAGTTACAAGAGTTAGTTTTTGTGGAGCAAAACGACCTCTTTACTATGTGAATTCAAAAACACAATCTTTACAGTACTCGAAAGGTACTAATAAGTCTATTGGTGGTGTCCTTTACAAAAAGAGGAAGTTTGAGACTGAAAGCCTGTTTTTACAAAAAGGAGATGTTATTTATCTTTCCACAGATGGTATGGTTGACCAGCATAATACTGAAAACAAGAAGTTTGGTAAGCAGAAATTTGCCGACCTAATCCAAGAGCACGCATTTCGTCCACTAACTGAGCAAAAAGAAATTCTCGAAGAAGCGTTGGATGATCATCAGAATGGCCAAGAGCAAAGAGATGACATTACCTTGATGGGGATACGCATCTAA
- a CDS encoding 4Fe-4S binding protein, with amino-acid sequence MHNLIKTAGLLTFITGFSLFLATFFWGSFQLTEKIVSKQISDEAKKNLFLEMGGSDLLAQESPSSFSFVNSLSSIFESANNKALEQYSLTSQEVESIAGKMESEEKLLFKMDATASAFGDDEADAFKAKALKDYGGWLDGREYETKEQLIADLENVSQSIKLYGVINTKGFDRYQQKALKFSLTKASGTGPSYTNPLLFIFLTFGLSIIGALMYILPKASEGNPGIKNNHIFHKAMTSRGWLGILTGTFLIAFYIFLYYFPEYMTNWVAMVDPISQFLSGNDAGQFFLYGFIYTLCILVMGIRMMIKYRHSPYQIVRTFSVMFFQTAFAFIIPEILVRLNQPYFDFKNMWPLDYDFFFGNELDKLQSGGGLGIFMLVWGIGLFMIGVPIFTYFYGKRWYCSWVCGCGGLAETLGDPYRQLSDKSVKAWKVERWMIHGVLGFAILMTIGVLYTYFTGASEILGLSTYKVRETYGAWIGAGFAGVVGTGFYPLMGNRVWCRFGCPLAAYLGIVQRFKSRFRITTNGGQCISCGNCSTYCEMGIDVRWYAQRGQNIVRSSCVGCGVCSAVCPRGVLNLENLNEEGRTDVPEIITGRLG; translated from the coding sequence ATGCACAACCTGATTAAAACTGCTGGCTTACTCACTTTCATTACTGGGTTCTCCTTGTTTTTAGCCACTTTCTTTTGGGGCAGTTTCCAGTTAACCGAAAAAATAGTTTCTAAGCAAATTTCTGATGAGGCAAAAAAGAATTTGTTCTTAGAAATGGGAGGTAGCGATTTACTGGCACAAGAATCCCCTAGTAGTTTTTCATTTGTCAACTCACTTTCTTCTATTTTTGAATCAGCAAACAACAAGGCATTAGAGCAATACAGTCTAACTTCTCAAGAAGTTGAAAGTATAGCTGGAAAGATGGAAAGCGAAGAGAAATTGCTTTTCAAGATGGACGCCACAGCAAGTGCTTTTGGGGATGATGAGGCTGATGCTTTTAAAGCTAAAGCCCTCAAAGACTACGGTGGATGGCTCGATGGAAGGGAATATGAAACCAAGGAACAGCTGATTGCCGATTTGGAAAACGTTTCTCAAAGCATCAAACTTTATGGTGTAATCAATACAAAAGGCTTTGACAGGTATCAGCAAAAAGCATTAAAGTTTAGCCTCACAAAAGCATCGGGTACTGGACCTTCTTACACCAACCCATTATTGTTTATTTTTCTCACTTTTGGTCTTTCCATAATTGGAGCACTCATGTACATTTTGCCTAAAGCAAGTGAGGGCAACCCTGGCATCAAAAACAACCACATTTTCCACAAAGCCATGACCTCTAGGGGTTGGCTCGGAATCTTGACAGGGACTTTTCTGATAGCATTCTATATTTTCCTCTATTATTTCCCAGAATACATGACCAATTGGGTGGCAATGGTCGATCCTATCAGCCAGTTTTTGAGTGGAAACGATGCGGGCCAGTTCTTCCTTTACGGATTCATTTACACGCTCTGTATACTGGTAATGGGCATAAGGATGATGATAAAATATCGTCATAGTCCCTATCAAATTGTAAGAACTTTTTCGGTGATGTTCTTTCAGACAGCTTTTGCTTTTATCATCCCAGAAATACTGGTTCGGCTCAACCAGCCCTATTTTGATTTCAAAAACATGTGGCCTCTCGATTATGATTTTTTCTTTGGAAATGAGCTCGACAAGCTACAGTCTGGGGGAGGATTGGGAATTTTTATGCTTGTTTGGGGCATTGGCCTATTCATGATTGGAGTACCTATTTTTACTTATTTCTACGGTAAGCGCTGGTATTGCTCTTGGGTATGTGGCTGTGGTGGCTTGGCGGAAACCTTGGGCGACCCCTACCGTCAGCTTTCCGATAAATCAGTAAAAGCATGGAAAGTTGAAAGGTGGATGATTCATGGAGTATTAGGCTTTGCTATACTAATGACTATTGGGGTGCTTTATACCTACTTCACAGGTGCTTCGGAAATTTTGGGGCTCAGTACTTATAAAGTAAGGGAAACCTACGGGGCATGGATAGGAGCAGGTTTTGCAGGAGTAGTTGGGACAGGTTTTTACCCACTTATGGGCAATAGGGTTTGGTGTAGATTTGGCTGCCCCTTAGCTGCATATCTAGGTATAGTTCAGCGATTCAAGTCAAGATTTAGAATCACTACAAATGGTGGGCAATGTATTTCTTGTGGCAACTGCTCTACGTACTGTGAAATGGGGATAGATGTAAGATGGTATGCTCAAAGAGGACAAAACATTGTCAGGTCTTCCTGTGTAGGTTGTGGTGTTTGTTCGGCTGTATGCCCAAGAGGAGTCCTAAACTTGGAAAACTTGAATGAAGAAGGCAGAACCGATGTACCAGAAATTATTACAGGTCGGTTGGGTTAA
- a CDS encoding FAD/NAD(P)-binding oxidoreductase, which translates to MRIAIIGNGISGVTAARHIRKKDSQAEITIISAETKHFFSRTALMYIYMGHMKFENTKPYEDWFWKKNRLNLIYNYVEKVSPEEKQLRFSDGTTFDYDKLVIACGSTPNKFGWPGQDLKGVGGMYSFQDLENIEKYSKDLKKAVIIGGGLIGIELAEMFHSRHIPVTFLVREKSFWNKILPAEESAMVNREIRSNGIDLRLGTELKEIRPDENGRVKSIITSSGEEISCQFVGLTAGVRPNISFLEGSGIATERGVLINHHFETNLPDIYAIGDCAQFTKPIEGRKPLEQVWYTGRMHGEVLAQVILGNRKVYRPGPWFNSAKFFDIEYQTYGDVPAILSDKEESIYWEHENRQKSIRLVYEKASGKFLGANLMGIRFRHEVCDKWLREKRNIKYVLANLSAANFDPEFFKTHEHEVVALYNSKNASDPIELKRRKRLRELIGL; encoded by the coding sequence ATGCGTATAGCCATTATTGGAAATGGTATTTCTGGGGTAACAGCTGCTCGGCACATTAGAAAAAAAGATAGCCAAGCGGAAATTACCATCATTTCAGCCGAAACCAAGCACTTTTTCTCAAGAACAGCCTTAATGTATATTTACATGGGGCACATGAAATTTGAAAATACCAAGCCTTACGAAGATTGGTTTTGGAAGAAAAATCGACTCAACCTGATCTATAACTATGTAGAAAAAGTTTCTCCTGAAGAAAAACAGCTCCGTTTTTCCGATGGCACTACCTTCGATTATGATAAGCTGGTGATTGCCTGCGGGTCTACACCCAATAAGTTTGGCTGGCCTGGGCAAGACCTCAAGGGCGTAGGGGGGATGTATAGTTTTCAAGATTTAGAAAACATTGAAAAATACTCGAAAGACTTAAAGAAGGCTGTGATTATTGGTGGAGGATTGATAGGAATAGAACTTGCCGAAATGTTCCACTCACGCCATATTCCAGTCACTTTTTTGGTGAGAGAAAAAAGCTTTTGGAACAAGATTTTACCTGCGGAAGAATCTGCCATGGTGAACAGGGAAATCCGCTCAAACGGAATAGACCTACGCTTGGGAACTGAGTTGAAAGAGATAAGGCCTGATGAAAATGGTAGGGTAAAATCTATCATAACTAGTAGTGGAGAAGAGATCTCATGCCAGTTTGTTGGACTTACCGCTGGTGTCCGCCCTAATATCTCCTTTTTGGAAGGGTCTGGGATAGCTACAGAAAGAGGCGTACTGATAAACCATCACTTTGAAACTAACCTACCCGATATTTATGCCATTGGCGATTGCGCCCAATTTACCAAACCCATTGAAGGCAGAAAGCCATTGGAGCAAGTTTGGTACACCGGAAGGATGCATGGGGAAGTCTTGGCTCAAGTAATTTTGGGAAATAGGAAAGTCTACCGACCAGGGCCTTGGTTCAACTCCGCCAAGTTTTTTGATATAGAGTACCAAACCTACGGCGATGTACCTGCAATCCTGTCTGACAAGGAAGAAAGCATTTATTGGGAGCATGAAAATAGGCAAAAGTCTATACGGCTAGTGTATGAAAAAGCTTCGGGTAAATTCCTTGGGGCAAATTTGATGGGTATCCGATTTAGACACGAGGTCTGTGACAAATGGCTCAGGGAAAAGCGGAATATAAAATATGTTTTGGCAAACCTTTCCGCTGCTAACTTCGATCCCGAGTTTTTCAAAACCCATGAACACGAAGTCGTTGCACTTTATAATTCCAAAAACGCCTCTGATCCTATCGAGCTCAAGCGAAGGAAAAGGCTTAGGGAGCTCATAGGACTTTAA
- the murI gene encoding glutamate racemase — protein sequence MCKYLLENMSLENSEKQNTPIGIFDSGVGGLSVWREIRRILPHENTIYFADSANCPYGPQPTASIIAHSEKVVNFLLEKKCKLIVVACNTATSAAIKYLREKYPIQFVGMEPAIKPAALSTQTGKIGVLATEGTIKGQHFINTKEKFARGVEVLETIGTGLVELVESGEWNTEKGNKLVGSYVNPMIDFGADRIVLGCTHYPFLKELIAEIVGEKAKILNPAPAVAKRVHSVLKEQNILSRAYTKPSHEFYGSGSLESLKKLVSLLEIEPFSFPNKNGN from the coding sequence TTGTGCAAATACCTTTTGGAAAACATGTCTTTGGAAAATAGTGAAAAGCAAAATACCCCCATTGGGATTTTTGATTCTGGAGTGGGAGGGCTCAGCGTTTGGCGAGAAATAAGAAGAATTTTGCCACATGAAAACACGATCTACTTTGCAGACTCGGCAAACTGCCCGTACGGGCCGCAACCAACTGCAAGCATCATTGCTCACTCGGAAAAGGTGGTAAATTTCCTGTTAGAAAAAAAATGCAAGCTCATAGTAGTAGCATGTAATACGGCAACTTCGGCGGCTATTAAGTATTTGAGAGAGAAATATCCAATCCAATTTGTAGGGATGGAGCCTGCCATAAAACCTGCTGCCCTCAGCACCCAAACAGGTAAAATTGGAGTCTTGGCTACGGAAGGGACGATAAAGGGACAACATTTCATCAACACGAAAGAAAAATTTGCCAGGGGGGTAGAAGTGCTAGAAACGATTGGGACGGGCTTGGTAGAGTTGGTAGAAAGTGGAGAATGGAACACTGAAAAGGGCAATAAACTAGTAGGAAGCTATGTGAACCCAATGATAGATTTTGGCGCTGACAGGATCGTTTTAGGCTGCACGCACTATCCCTTTCTGAAAGAGTTGATAGCCGAAATAGTAGGAGAAAAAGCTAAAATTCTGAACCCTGCTCCTGCCGTAGCCAAGCGTGTCCACTCCGTTTTGAAAGAACAAAATATATTAAGTAGAGCCTATACAAAGCCTTCTCATGAATTTTATGGAAGCGGAAGTTTAGAAAGCCTGAAAAAGCTGGTTTCATTGCTGGAAATTGAACCCTTTTCTTTTCCAAATAAAAATGGAAATTGA